In Pangasianodon hypophthalmus isolate fPanHyp1 chromosome 3, fPanHyp1.pri, whole genome shotgun sequence, a single genomic region encodes these proteins:
- the LOC113544275 gene encoding L-threonine ammonia-lyase, which produces MNFAAQFFYTNYVGGKSPVRRGFSDSEEYDPFWHSDDQHLSSNIKTCSSHDGRCQKDGIISNGVLTHRPSLICPERLRDFGAEEYLKVDVRPFKTKVMEAPEKQLMEPPKPSIKSNKDYKPAPKPPAEYLGFEDISAAALNIQQSGIQKTPCTYSRLSKLYGMEIYLKKEYLHYTGSVKERGVLYLLSSLQQDQQKKGVIVATDCNFSMAVAHHAVELRIPVFVIMPAYTSPPRLRIYRDYGAMVISYGSTARDSQNHAHHLANENGYLCLEEDDSVVYLAGLGTVGIELQDQVPKLDAVIVPAGGQSRVLVGTAAAIKHLNPRISVIGVEPEEFPLLLQSLKTDSLASDFSHTTNKKLYRDIMQHSLGAHTLQMAKKMVDKMISVRERDNLVAMLRFQEYEHTTVDTEGAMGLAAILAGQLPELKGKRVAVVVASANMELDLVRECVDRALVLDDRVSRFSVQLGDGPGDMAKLLNILAREDVRLLDICHRRYSDRVDLFKVQVECVVELRDKSQNCHLRRTLSDLYPTLRWLDR; this is translated from the exons ATGAACTTTGCTGCACAGTTTTTCTACACAAACTATGTGGGGGGAAAATCACCAGTACGGAGGGGATTCAGTGACAGCGAGGAGTACGACCCCTTCTGGCACAG TGATGATCAGCATTTGAGCAGCAACATAAAGACATGCTCATCTCATGATGGCCGATGCCAAAAAGACGGCATCATCAGCAATGGAGTCCTTACTCATCGACCCTCCCTCATCTGCCCAGAGCGCCTCCGAGACTTTGGCGCTGAGGAGTACTTAAAGGTGGACGTGAGACCCTTTAAGACCAAAGTGATGGAAGCACCTGAGAAGCAACTGATGGAACCTCCTAAACCCTCCATCAAAAGCAATAAGGACTACAAGCCTGCACCCAAGCCTCCTGCTGAGTACCTTGGCTTTGAGGACATCAGTGCAGCAGCATTAAATATCCAACAGTCAGGAATTCAAAAGACCCCCTGCACA TACTCTAGACTATCCAAACTATATGGTATGGAGATTTATCTGAAGAAAGAGTACCTCCACTACACAGGTTCAGTAAAGGAGAGAGGAGTTCTGTATCTGCTCTCCTCACTACAACAG GACCAGCAGAAGAAAGGTGTCATTGTGGCCACAGACTGTAACTTTTCCATGGCAGTGGCTCACCATGCAGTGGAGCTGAGAATTCCAGTCTTTGTCATAATGCCTGCATACACTTCCCCACCACGGCTGCGCATTTACCGGGACTATGGGGCCATGGTAATCTCCTATGGCAGCACAGCACGGGACTCACAAAATCATGCACACCATCTGGCCAATGAGAATGGCTACCTCTGCCTAGAAGA GGATGACAGTGTAGTGTACCTGGCAGGTCTGGGTACAGTAGGCATAGAGCTCCAGGATCAAGTGCCCAAGCTGGACGCAGTCATTGTCCCTGCTGGGGGACAGAGCAGAGTGCTGGTTGGGACTGCAGCTGCCATCAAACACCTAAACCCTCGCATCTCAGTCATA GGTGTTGAGCCAGAGGAGTTTCCACTTCTGCTACAGTCCCTCAAAACAGATTCTCTTGCCAGTGATTTCTCCCACACcacaaataaaaagctctatagAG ATATCATGCAGCACTCTTTGGGAGCACACACTTTGCAAATGGCCAAGAAAATGGTGGATAAAATGATCTCTGTTAG AGAAAGGGACAATTTGGTGGCCATGCTGAGGTTTCAGGAGTATGAACACACCACTGTAGATACTGAAGGAGCCATGGGGCTGGCAGCCATCTTGGCTGGTCAACTTCCAGAGCTAAAGGGTAAAAG AGTAGCAGTGGTAGTTGCCAGTGCAAACATGGAGCTGGACTtggtgagagagtgtgtagacAGAGCTCTGGTGCTGGACGACCGCGTGAGCCGCTTCAGTGTTCAGCTGGGAGATGGGCCAGGAGACATGGCTAAACTGCTGAATATACTGGCTCGGGAAGACGTCAG GCTGTTGGATATTTGCCACCGGAGATACAGTGATAGGGTAGATCTCTTCAAAGTACAG GTGGAGTGTGTTGTGGAGCTGAGGGATAAGAGTCAGAACTGCCATCTACGCAGGACGCTGTCTGATCTCTATCCCACACTGCGCTGGCTGGATCGGTGA